Below is a genomic region from Ostrea edulis chromosome 10, xbOstEdul1.1, whole genome shotgun sequence.
aactttggtcccctattgtggccccatccgacccccggtggccatgattttaacaatttagaatctgcattatataaggaagctttcatataaatctcagcttttctggctcagtggttcttgagaagaagatttttaaagattttccctatatatttgtatgtaaaactttgaccccctattgtggccccatccgacccccgggggccaggattttaacaatttagaatctgcattatataaggaagctttcatataaatctcagcttttctggcttagtggtttttgagaagaagattttaaaaaattttcctatatatttgtatgtaaaactttggtcccctattgtcgccccatccgacccccgggggccatgattttaacaatttagaatctgcattatataaggaagctttcatataaatctcagcttttctggcttagtggttcttgagaagaagattttaaaagatttttcctatatatttgtatgtaaaactttggtcccctattgtggccccatccgacccccgggggccatgattttaacaatttagaatctgcattatataaggaagctttcatataaatctcagcttttctggcccagtggttcttgagaagaagattttttaatgaccctaccctatttttaccttttcttgattatctccccttggaaggtggcctggccctttattttaacaatttagaattccctttacctaaggatgttttgtgccaactttggttgaaattggcccaatggttgttgagaagaagttgaaaatgtgaaaagtttacagacggacagacggacggacgccggaatacgggtgatcagaaaagctcacttgagcttttagctcaggtgagctaaaaaggggaacctgctcagagcatgttttgtgcaccagcaccagtatttatagattacatgtacattagggtcataatttattaactacactaatatgaaatgcaggtattgacataaaaggaaaatatgatttttcattagtctgtcataatctgactttggtgtataccccctatccacatgtttcaaaaccaaagaaactgtcccctacCACCCACATCACTCTGTAGGCAAGACAACgcgacttttttgttcaacagaatgtcgatgtcttgccttggccagctgtttctcccgatttatcgccgatcgagcacgtctgggatgaaatggaacgacgtctatgtcgtttaccaaatcagccagtgatttaggccaggctttaaccaacatctggaacaacacccctcaagcatttctgaacactttagtggcatcaatgaggcgccgttgtcaagcgtgcgtgaatgcaaatggtggtcacatgcgttatcaactttgttaattcaagttcgaaaaccagtgtctttcgagtgtgctgaaaacGACGTTATTcgacattaatggattatgaaatgttgtaacgaatacatttgttaacagtattacaaaaaataaaatttgttcattgttaatcttttattatttgttcatatattaaataatgcagtttcttttatttatatatatatatatatatatatatatatatatatatatatatatatatatatatgaaaagaaaacacagaaattcTCCTTTAGAATAAGATTAATATTACGTaagatttctgtgttttcttttcatattttttaaatattattatccgattactgagactctatttcaattttggatatatatatatatatatatatatatatatatatatatatatatatatatagacatagatatatatatatatatatatatatataagcaggAAATATGCAGttctaaaatatattcaaatcactagcgctttctggattttaataTTCATCCTCaagtgaatacaaatattgaatatcatATTCAGGGGCGTCGGCAAAGGGGCGGTGACCTATAATTTtgaggaaaaaaaaataacagtaataaaaacaaataaataaaacgaattacaaaattttttaaaaaattgtaacGGCGATATCTACTCATTGGAGCGGCGATCTGTGGTAAATGGAGCGACAAgtgtaaaatatattgtttacacAGACCCAAAATGGGATGTACAGGTATGTCGGTATACCTGTACCTCGCGGGTGtaaactcccccccccccccccccaaaaaaaaacaacaccggATTTCATTGCTGTAAGTGCAGGTTTGTTACAAATTGTTCATTGTCTAATTAATTGGTTGATCGATGTTTGGAAGCTTTTAAATTAATGATTCTAGGTTGTAAgtcattaaaaaattatcaaaaaaataGTAGAATATATGAGCATATAAATACAATGCAAAATACTGAAAATTGTTAAACTTCAACGTCTAAAACAACTTGAGATTATTTTTGTTTACCTTTGTCACACATATTCCtgcatttcaaatttaaaacaatGGAAGGATtgacaagtatcaataaaccTGTTTATCTTTATTTCCTAATAACGTTGTTTCGGCAAGAATCCAAAATTGCGTTTCTTCAACTCTTCTTGGTTTAAACGTTCCATACGAATGTCTACATTATGatgaagtatcaaaatattacatttcaTCTACTCTATGGTATTTCAAAAGGAAACAAATcttatgtattacatgtattgaaaccattggTTCAAATACATTACTTACACTAAACATGATATTTGTGAAAGTATTTATCTAAATCTCTTATTTTCAGGCAAAAGATTATGGGACATCTTACGTTTAATTCCAGATCTGAATATTGCGACTAAATGATTGACAAGTCAATGATTCCAAAATAGAATTGTTATtcaatattgcttcataaaatTTCTAGTGTCTGCAAATTAAGAGTTTCTCTTCTTACAGGTGATAggaattttgacttaagtctgagtttgTTACATAATACTGGGGCCAGACTTATAAGTATTATCAGGTGGTGTCTTTATGACATTGACAGATTAGGAAAAGAATATCAAGATTCAGCTGGAAATCTTATTTAAGTCAAAACGTTATAGTTAGACCTTTCACCCTTTTCAATCCAGTTCGCCTCCCCAATGTCAAATACTTGCCGACGCCCCtgatatttgaatttcaatatcaaaagtataaatcatttaatgttgacaacgaaaattttgaccttctgaatgcaagaataaaagctatattttagccttaaatatgtgttatgtaaacaaagacccgagtctttttatgtaaacaaagaaacaagtaaaacatcaattttgtaatataaagcatcttgaTTTGGCATGGTTGCACATTTTAACTTGAAGATGACACATTtacccgaagaatgcttgaaatgtgaaaattataataaacttagatcgatatctatttcttttgaaaatttcgtaaactataacataccgcaatctatGTTTACAAATCGAATAATGAACTCTCCAagatgagcttctgtgataatgtacaaccttattttttatgtgaaatcttttaaacagattagacagtagattttgatcattaaaagtgaaaaataaaattttggggtgAATCGTGAATCCAGAAAGCGCTGGTGATTTGAATGTATTTTGGAACTggatattttcctgcttttttatttaattattttgtgtgatatcaactctttctattcggaataatatatattacaagGCAACACTATTTACCTCCATGTATCATTTATTAGTATTTTTGGTACAATTGCTGCCTACCGCGCGTTAGTCATAACTGTCATTCCGAAAGGGGAAAAGAAGCTAAATAAAAGTGCTCTGTAATTACGTCAACTGACTTTCAAACACAATTCTATCGCCGTAGGTGAGCAACATTTTAAATTATATCAGTAGTCCATGCCATTTCGATTTCAAGAGGAAGTGCGCAGGGACACTAAACACTATCCGCCTTTCGATTTTGAAGTGTTACATGCAGAAAAAAATCGGTCAAACACAAATGATTTAGGAGATCAAAAATAACTGTTACCATATTCAACCTCGATCATTTCATGCTCAGAAGGCTGTGATTTTCACAGTTCATTCCACCATTTTGCTTGCATGGGAAAGGAAGAGGAGTTGCTGCTGTCGACTTGTGTATTTATATGGACTCTCACAGTGTATGATAAGGACCGTCTCATTATTTACAACCATTGAATCTCACGGTATTTAAAACcttgtgaattatttttaagaCCGAAAACAATTTAAAGTTTACAAGGCGCTggattcttcttttttttttttttatgtttttggtCGCTTCAATAGGATCACTCTAGCATTGAAATAAGCGGAATAAATAGACCTTATCATCATTGTACGTATTAAAACTGAAAACGTTGCTGGATAAAATGGTGCAGTGTAAAGTGTTTCTCATGACCTTATTTCTCATTGTGATAGAACAGATATCTGGCAAATGTTTGCACCACGAGGAAGAACTTGTATACCAATGGATATCCGTAGAATTCCAGTGGCCAAACGAAACCATGAAACAAGAATACTTGGACTCAGGAAAATATATTCCTCAGAATAACGCCATTAATGGGATCAAGCTGTACAAAGGACAAGTTTACTTGACAATTCCCAGGCTAAAAGATGGCGTAGCAGCATCATTAACGATGGTTGACAGTAACAGCAATGACGATTCGCCGGTTCTTCATGCTTATCCTAGTTGGGAGATGCATGTTGTAGGGGACTGTAGCACCCTTCAGTTAGTACAAAGCATGGAGATAGAACCCGATACTGGATTAATGTGGATCCTAGATACAGCTTATGTTCCGAGTTCATCGATAGAGGTCGCAGACCGTTGCCCTCCTAAGATAGTGATTTGGGACATCAATCAAAATAAAGAGGTTTACAGGTACGTTTTCCCTGATGATGTTGTTTCGGATCCTTTTTATCTGAATGATCTGGTTCTGGATTATGACACCGGAAATTACGTCAAATATGTCTACATCAGTGATACCCTTGGAAGAAAAATGATGGTTTATGACCATACAAACAAACAGTCGTACTATTTTGTACATAGTAGTTTCGATAGAGAGATGGAATACAGTACTATTTCAATTAATGGTCAAAGCACAATGGCTCCCCTAAGTGTAAACGGAATTGCAATTTCTTACGATTTTAGTGAAGTATATTATTGTCCCATGGCTTCGCTGACTTTGTACCGCGCCCCAACGACTGCTCTCAGAAACAAGGACTCCAACATAAATGTACTCACTGGAGTAGAAAGTCTCGGCAGTAAAGGTATTCAGTCAGATGGACTATATTATGGCAAGGGAAGTTCACTCTATTACTCCACTCTCGGCCAAAATGGGGTTTACCGATGGGATACTTGGACAAATGTGAAAGAAGCACTAGTGAAAAACTCTACCATTGAGTGGGTGGATTCCCTGGGAATGGACGAGAACGGTTATTTGTGGTTTACCTCAAATAATTTACACACATTTTTCGGTAACACTACTTCACCCGGTAAATCAAATTACTATGTATGGAAAGTTTATGTGGGTGATAAAAGCTACCTGGCCAATCCAAAAGGAAGCCCAAGATACGCCTGTAATGAGATTGTCTCTACTGGAAGTCATCCTGCGACTATCGTCAAAAAGTGGGCCACTTTAGACTATGAATGGGCGACGTGTAATCAAATGAAAGAGGCGGTGGATTCGGAGAATTTCACTATTGCTCACAACGAAATCGGAGGGATTAGGGTCCACAATGATAAAATATACGTCACAATCCCTAGGACCAAAAAGGGCATATTTGCTACAGTCGGTGTCTTGGTCGAAAATGCTATCCGCCCCTTTCCATCAGCAGCACTGAATGTTTTAGGTGACTGCCATGCTTTGCAATTTGTACAAAGCATTGAAATCGACGTAAACACGGAATACATGTGGATTTTGGATACAGCCTTTGGACAAACTTGCAAACCTAAATTGGTAGTTTATGATCTAAACAAAGATTCCGAAGTGTTTCGGTACGAGTTTTCTGATACGTTGTTGAATCCAGACTATTTCCTTGAAGATCTCGTGTTAGACTATGTGGACCAGACTGCAACCTTTGCATACATTCCAGATTCTCTAGGTCAACAActtatcatttttgatattaaaCACAAAACTGTTCGTCAGTTGACCCATCCCTCTATGAATTATGTCCATCAATACACGAATATAACTATATCGGGGGAGACGACCGGCCCACATTTCAAAGGAATTAAAGGCATCGCTATGTCCCCAGATTTCAAATATGCGTATTATTCCCCTTTGGCTGGAACTAAACtttatcaaattgaaacctCAGTTTTACGAAATGAGAGCAGTTCCGAATCTGACATAGATGAATCTGTCAAAGAGATAGGAACTAAGAATTTCACAAGCACAGGTATCTTCAGTAGCAAGAGTGGTCTTTACTTAACAAACCTAGAAACTGGAACTATTTTAAAATGGTCTTACTCGTCAGCTGGATCATTCGTAGATGGTATCACTCCCGCTACAATGGAAGTTACTAAAAATTGCTTGTATCAGTGGTTAAACAGCCCATCGATAGATGGAAAGGGAAATTTATGGTTTACAACTCGCAACATCGATCCATTTTTTGGAAATTCAACACATCCAGAAAATCTCAACTATTTCATCTGGAAGTCGGATATTGGTGAGCAAAGCTACCTTCAAGGACAAATCCCTAAAAGAACATCCGCGGGAACTACTTTGTCGCTCAGTGGAGGGATATATGTTTGCCTATTTGTTACGATATACTTAAGATTTTTCTGAACGACGTGacaaaatatacatgttctCAAATGCAGAATGTTGCTTGTAGATAATGTGACTTTGTTGTGGCAATTATCCATTAAAGTACTGAATGATATTATGCCAGTGAAAACACAAAAGTGAGGTATTTAGGAAGATCTACCAGAACTGCATACAAAATCATCTTAGTCATGTTACTGTTAAGACTAATGTGTAGCATTGAGACAAGAGCTTAAACGGTCATTATGTAAATGACTACGGCGATAAATACGCGAATGCTAAATGATAATCAGTATACAAATATACTACTATTAGTGCGCATAATTAAACTGAAGGCAAGGCCATTTACAAACGATGACCCATTTCTTGACCCCTGTGTTAACAATATGTCCTTATTTGTGGGGGGAAAAACTGTGAAGGTATTCAAAAACACTTGTGGAATTTATAGTCATCTTTCAGAAGCAATGCGATATAAGAGTTATGTTGACAAACAGAACATTTGAAATTGATCCTTTACGTGTTGTCAAACGCTAACAAAGCGCTTTAGAATTTAAGTGTTTGTAACACGAAAAGGGTTCAGCTCGTTAGACGTAAAAGACCCTGTACAGTGTTCATGTGCAGTGTATGTTAATAACTAGCATTGTAACCTTACTTATCTTTCTTATAAAACTATTATTCATCATAAATATAGACATATATCATAGACATATATCGGTACATTTGATTACGGATATATATACcctaaatagatataaattttCAGTAATTAATAATTGGCTAAAAAAAGATTACCTGAATTGTACTGTATTCAAGATTTACTAGGTTTTGAGCTGTTAATGCAATGTGCCACGTGGAATGTTTGTATTTATGCATGAGGCATTattggtccccccccccccccccccccccaaatatttTACTTGCTACAGAAAAGtcaatatttgtacatgtatttactgttctcatgtattctttgtgggattTTAACCTTTTTcatgctttcaataaaataataacTAACCGAGATTTTGCATTTATTTCCCGATAGCCAGTTCGTACAAATTATGTACTGTAATAAAAGTTAATGTCATCCGTCACAGAGCGTACAACTTAGACGTAATATGTACTGTTATAAAAGTTCTTATATCATCCGTCACAGAGCGTACGACTTGTACGTATATCACATGACTGCGTTGTTACAAAAGCTCGTATATCACCCGTCACTGAGTATGTCATAACTTTACTTGGAGTTACTTGGGACTGCCTTGTAATTTTCCTAGGAGCTCTGCACTGTCTTCAGCTTCCTGGGAATCAGAATAAAAGGCGTGTTTACAAAAGTAAAAATCTTATCTGTGCATTAATTTGGTTGTTAACTTTCTTCTACTTTGTTTACAATTTCACACAGCAAATTTTTCGTCtaacaaaacaatgaaaagtGTTTAGAAAGAAGGATGATGGATACATCATTGATagataaaatgtacatgtatcgagGAAGAACATGATAAACTTCGaatcaaaaattacattgtgTTTAAACTCATTTTATTTTAAGGgagaatgctacaccagagaaatttgatatgggatgaaaagtgtaggatatgtacaacaatatctGGAGatagatatttttcaaatttacttaatttcatcaaaaatgcagttttagtacaaagaaatttaaaaagaaaaaagaagaagaaattaaaacccctgctggtcTAGCAGTCGatatgctaacctactgagctacttagCTTTGCAATGTTCTTTAAAATGAATGgacaaatattgctgacatttatattttcattcatgttatATAAGGAAGTCgatcattatgacgatgtagagcaCCTGTTTAAAGCGTGTTGGGATATACCTGTAATAGTTCTGCCTGAAGAATCAAGCGTTGCTTCCTCCCGCCTGATATTAACACGccttgataaaatatgtatgcCCTGTAAAAGACCTATGCGTGATAAACTTCAACGATGCAAACTAACCACGCAATGTTTTGTTCAATAAAGTAAATTATGTCAGCCAATAAAAGTTGGAAAGCAACCCACTATTGTGTGTATTAGTTAATGTAGACAAGACATTGAGTGTAATGAGATTGTTAAGGATAGCCCTGTAGATAGGATGATGAGTGTAATGATATTGTTAATGATGAACCTGTAGATAGTACGATGAGTGTGATGAGATTGTTAAGGACAGACCTGTAGATAGGACGATGAGTGTAATGAGATTGTTAATGATGAACCTGTAGATAAGACGACGAGTGTGATGAGATTGTTAATGATGAACCTCAGGggttgaaattaactttttctaccacaggctaattttagcctgtgggtaaaaaatccacaggctaaaatgaaaacctactagctaaaataaaaataatgaagcagtgctcttttttcatgtttttttaaaaaatcaattacatgtattttccccatcattatgCATTACTGAGCCttgtgggtcaacaggcatcgtttggacaagacactaagttacgtaagtcatgtttaggtctcttgattatcgcacctctaatccacaacctgtttaccgcaggtccaatttcatgccacatcagagttgtcactagtgatttttcaaagcgcacccgggactcatggttttataagcagcacgatcatgAGCCCCAtggacttttttgataatcgtctacgcggtgagcagtgcactcgtgtcaacactacaacccgacctcaatatgacaataaattaatttagataggacattctcatgattctgataaaaataactaccggaagacttggtaaaacatagactccgactttttttccttcttagatcaatgaataacaaaaacctcatacttagaattcaatttaatcacccctataagtGAACAGGACTTGTGGCACatgtatttttcatcataatgcgatgtccgacctctaaagcatttgtttgactccgagttccTTAAAAAtcgtaaaagaaaaatccggatagaaacggttgttgaaatcgatcgttcatgtaagcgtttgtatgattcagagtgcaagtttaagaaaagcgaatggCGCAttaccgtataaaacggatacgatacgatcatagtttgtaaatcaccactcgctaaaattttcgagtgtccactatttttactcgctatttttcaaatgtactcgcattttgcgagtatttctcgctaatttcgagccctgaacCTGTAGATAGGACGACGAGTGTGATGAGATTGTTAAGGACAGTCCTGTAGATAGGATGACGAGTGTGATGAGATTGTTAATGATATACCTGTAGATAGGACGATGAGTGTAATGAGTTTGTTAATGATAGACCTGTAGATAGGACAATGAGTGTAATGAGTTTGTTAATGATAGACCTGTAGATAGGACAATGAGTGTAATGAGATTGTTAATAATAGACCTGTAGATAGGACAATGAGTGTAATGAAATTGTTAATGATCGACCTGTAGATAGGACAATGAGTGTAATGAGTTTGTTAATGATAGACCTGTAGATAGGACGATGAGTGTAATGAGATTGTTAATGATGAACCTGTAGATAGGATGATGAGTGTAATGAGATTGATAATGATAGACCTGTAGATAGGACGACGAGTGTAATGAGATTGTTAATGATGAACCTGTAGATAGGATGATGAGTGTAATGAGATTGATAATGATAGACCTGTAGATAGGACGACGAGTGTAATGAGATTGTTAATGATGAACCTGTAGATAAGATGATGAGTGTAATGAGATTGATAATGATAGACCTATAGATAGGATGATAAGTGTAATGAGATTGTTAATGATAGACCTGTATATAGGACGATGAGTGTAATGATATTGTTAATGATATACCTGTAGATAGGACAATGAGTGTAATAAGATTGTTAATGATAGACCTGTAGATAGGATGATGAGTGTAATGAGATTGTTAATGATAGACCTGTAGATAGGATGATGAGTGTAATAAGATTGTTAATGATGAACCTGTAGATAGGGCGATGAGTGTAATGCGATTGTTAATTATAGACCTGTAGATAGGGCGATGAGTGTAATGAGATTGTTAATGATGAACCTGTAGATAGGACGATGAGTGTAATGAGTTTGTTAATGATAGACCTGTAGATAGGACAATGAGTGTAATGAGTTTGTTAATGATAGACCTGTAGATAGGACAATGAGTGTAATGAGATTGTTAATGATAGACCTGTAGATAGGGCGATGAGTGTAATGAGATTGTTAATGATAGACCTGTAGATAGGACGATGAGTGTAATGAAATTGTTAAGGACAGTCTTGTAGATAAGAAGACAATGAGTGCAGATAATGAGATTATGAAGATTAAATCGTTCGTATCTTACAACATCAACATAAAAACAGGGATCAGCACGCAATCTGACATAGCCCACTTCATAATCAGACGTAAAAGCGTCGACTGTTGTTGCTGAAACTTGGTATAAACTGATGTTGGCTTCTCTTGACCAAACGGTCCACAATCAGAGCTCTGACCTAGATTGATCACCTGCTTACtgaaattaaatcaaatcaagGAAAATGATAGCTATTTATATACACCTTATCAATATATACTTTACCAGAAAGCGTTACAAAACTTCCAAATTCATATATCATAATCTTTATTGTACTTACTAGccataattttacaaaatgaatttattcaTAGAATGCATGTTATTCAAAACAGATGAACAGACAAAACAGAAGAAAAATTCTAATTAAAATCTGGGATTTGGGATTTTTTACCACGCAAAGGCATCAGTTGGTGACACCGCATGTAACAAggcgtaattaaaataaaaatactacgATACATAAAGATAAGGTACATAAACAGATTCCCCGGTGCGCTTACCTTACTATCAGGCTGAAATTGATTCATATAGTAGACATTTTCCTATTACTGATGAAAACGTGTGAAGGCAAATTAATCTTACCTTCCGATGACGACTGATACCGGTATGATAATCAGGATAAGAGTGATCAACAAGAAGGACGTAAGAAACCCCGTGTTCCGGGACTGGCTCCAACGCTTCAGAGGAGGTTTACAGGTGTCGCGGACCACGTGGTAATTCACGTAGAAGAAAGTCACGTTAGAGATGACGCCGATTAGTGGAAGCAAGGGACAGGCGAGCGTGCCAACCTAAAACGTATACACTGTCTGAGAATCTGGTCATTGTCATGTTCACCAGTAAGATTAAATCAATCAACGATATCAAGGGACAGGCGAGCGTGCCAACCTGAAACGTATACAATGTCTGAGTATCTGGTCATTGTTATATCCACCAGTAAGATTAAATCAATCAACGATACCTGTTTCAAATTTCTAATCCTTTCATTAACATCGATTCCCCcctttcattttattaattttcgtGCGCATCAAATGTGATACatgttttcatttcttaaacaagaggcccatggatcACAACGCTGAACTAAGTCACCATGAACTTGTTCATAGGAAGACTTTTAAGACTCGTTACTCTCCGTGTtcactcaaaataaatgacCCTATATGATTCCAACCTTGTTCCAATTGGTCATGACTTAACGGAACTGAAATAAACTGGTTCAATGGTTAGAACTAGATTACAAGTCTAACTGAACTAAACTGGTTCAATGGTTAGAACTAGATTACAA
It encodes:
- the LOC125666752 gene encoding uncharacterized protein LOC125666752 yields the protein MVQCKVFLMTLFLIVIEQISGKCLHHEEELVYQWISVEFQWPNETMKQEYLDSGKYIPQNNAINGIKLYKGQVYLTIPRLKDGVAASLTMVDSNSNDDSPVLHAYPSWEMHVVGDCSTLQLVQSMEIEPDTGLMWILDTAYVPSSSIEVADRCPPKIVIWDINQNKEVYRYVFPDDVVSDPFYLNDLVLDYDTGNYVKYVYISDTLGRKMMVYDHTNKQSYYFVHSSFDREMEYSTISINGQSTMAPLSVNGIAISYDFSEVYYCPMASLTLYRAPTTALRNKDSNINVLTGVESLGSKGIQSDGLYYGKGSSLYYSTLGQNGVYRWDTWTNVKEALVKNSTIEWVDSLGMDENGYLWFTSNNLHTFFGNTTSPGKSNYYVWKVYVGDKSYLANPKGSPRYACNEIVSTGSHPATIVKKWATLDYEWATCNQMKEAVDSENFTIAHNEIGGIRVHNDKIYVTIPRTKKGIFATVGVLVENAIRPFPSAALNVLGDCHALQFVQSIEIDVNTEYMWILDTAFGQTCKPKLVVYDLNKDSEVFRYEFSDTLLNPDYFLEDLVLDYVDQTATFAYIPDSLGQQLIIFDIKHKTVRQLTHPSMNYVHQYTNITISGETTGPHFKGIKGIAMSPDFKYAYYSPLAGTKLYQIETSVLRNESSSESDIDESVKEIGTKNFTSTGIFSSKSGLYLTNLETGTILKWSYSSAGSFVDGITPATMEVTKNCLYQWLNSPSIDGKGNLWFTTRNIDPFFGNSTHPENLNYFIWKSDIGEQSYLQGQIPKRTSAGTTLSLSGGIYVCLFVTIYLRFF